GTACCATCAGATGTTACCGCAAGGATTCAAGAATCTCATATTCTCGTCGGACATATTATCTGTGAATTGGTAGAGAACGCTCTATCAAAAAGCGACGGGTAAGACTCAGCAACATAGGTCGAACTGAACATCTTTTTGCGAAGCCCAACTTTGCAACATAAGCAACTCGCGGGAAATAGCGTTTCGTGGCGTTAATAGCAAACGTTACGGCGAGAAGAGACAACAAAACAGATCCAATGTTGAGTCGACCATGATTCTAATAACTGGAGGTACCGGCTACATCGGTTCGCACACCTGCGTTGTTTTAGCGCAGATCGGCTATGAATTGCTCCTCCTCGATAATCTCTGTAACAGCAGGGCTGCGGTTATCGATAGCCTAGAGAAAATTTGCGGAATACGCCCTCTATTTATCAACGGTGATGTTCGCGATACAGAACTTCTCAACGGCATTTTTGCCAATTATCCAATTGATGCCGTCATCCATTTTGCCGGCCTCAAGGCGGTCGGCGAATCCGTGGAAATGCCGATCGAGTACTATGATAATAACGTCCATGGCACGCTAAAGCTTCTCACCGCGATGCGTCACGCCGACGTTAAAACATTGGTCTTCTCCTCTTCTGCTACCGTCTATGGCGACCCCGCTACCGTACCCATTCGTGAGGATTTCCCACGTTGTGTGGCCAACCCCTATGGGCGCAGCAAACTCATTGTCGAAGATATTCTGTTCGATCTATTCCAGGCCGAGCCCGATTGGCGCATTGCCCGGTTACGTTACTTTAACCCGGTTGGTGCGCACGAAAGCGGTCTGATCGGCGAAGATCCACGAGGTATACCCAATAATCTTTTTCCCTTCATTGCCCAAGTAGCCACTGGTAAACGTGAATTTCTCAATATTTGGGGCAACGACTATCCCACGCCTGATGGTACCGGTGTCCGCGATTATATTCACGTTGTTGATCTCGCCGAGGGTCACATAGCGGCCCTTAATCACCTCAATAGCCAGCCCTCGGCATTTATTACGGTGAATCTCGGTACTGGCCAAGGCTATTCCGTATTCGATGTCGTTAATACTTTTGCACAGGCCTGCCATCATCCCATCCCTTATAAAATTGCTGCACGCCGGCCAGGCGACGTTGCTCAGTATTGGGCCGATCCAAGCCTTGCTTACCAATTGCTCCACTGGAAGCCAACCCGAGGGCTGGCGCAAATGTGCGCTGATGGATGGCGCTGGCAGCTAAATTCAACCAGGACACCATAAATAATTTCTCAAAGTTGTCCTTATCGTCTGATCCAGGATAGGCATACCGCTAGAATAACTGCGGAAATGTGTCACCCACTCCGTTAACACACTGGATCAGGCCATAGTCAAATAGGTATCAATCCGAATCGATAGAATATATCCTTATAAATTAACACATTAACCACAATGGCGAAACAGGTGCCAAATCTATGAGGAAGCGATAACATAGGATGAGTTATAGCATCATGGATGTAGATGTTTTGGTGGGCCCGAGACACGTCGCCGGCGCTCGCAACCAGAATTTAGAT
This region of Gammaproteobacteria bacterium genomic DNA includes:
- the galE gene encoding UDP-glucose 4-epimerase, with product MILITGGTGYIGSHTCVVLAQIGYELLLLDNLCNSRAAVIDSLEKICGIRPLFINGDVRDTELLNGIFANYPIDAVIHFAGLKAVGESVEMPIEYYDNNVHGTLKLLTAMRHADVKTLVFSSSATVYGDPATVPIREDFPRCVANPYGRSKLIVEDILFDLFQAEPDWRIARLRYFNPVGAHESGLIGEDPRGIPNNLFPFIAQVATGKREFLNIWGNDYPTPDGTGVRDYIHVVDLAEGHIAALNHLNSQPSAFITVNLGTGQGYSVFDVVNTFAQACHHPIPYKIAARRPGDVAQYWADPSLAYQLLHWKPTRGLAQMCADGWRWQLNSTRTP
- a CDS encoding hypothetical protein (Evidence 5 : Unknown function); its protein translation is MSRAHQNIYIHDAITHPMLSLPHRFGTCFAIVVNVLIYKDIFYRFGLIPI